In Solanum lycopersicum chromosome 5, SLM_r2.1, the following are encoded in one genomic region:
- the LOC101252390 gene encoding polygalacturonase-1 non-catalytic subunit beta-like, which yields MHINTLLLSIFLLFSVIVAGNRENSGDSVNPFTPKAYSIRYWNKRISNKLPKPWFLLNKASPLNAAQFAKYSKLATGDQESLSNEIQSFCSSANLLCFPDISTSLDKHGQDTQFSSYMSKNFTNYGNKLPRGFDSFKKYAENDNLPVNSFRQYSRGGAGHDDIFSTYAPNGNVIDQSFNTYGTGLAAFGVGQFKIYGANVNVPNLRFTTYSTEGVGRKQSFTSYSKDTNSGTQSFTSYARNANGADSDFTSYANNSNVIGSTFTNYGESENGGGYTFNSYGSNANVPKNTFKSYGLSGNAPFETFINYRDKSNVGHDNFVSYVDDPNSGRAHFQNYGQSFGEGSDDFSKYGSKITDAQTIGFETYGVNSTFNEYGRSIPTFADYKNTTISSSLMGKNNKWMVEPGKFFREKMLKIGTIMPMPDIQDKMPKRSFLPRVISSKLPFSTSKIGDLKKIFHAGNDSQMEKMIDDALLECERSPSTGETKKCVSSIEDMIDFSTSVLGQNVVLRTTENIKGSKGDILIGSVKRTNDGKVTKSVSCHQSLFPYLVYYCHSVPKVRVYEADILDPNSKAKINHGVAICHVDTSAWGANHGAFTALGSGPGKIEVCHWIFENDMNWAVAD from the exons ATGCATATAAACACTTTGCTTCTCTCTATTTTCCTACTTTTCAGT GTGATTGTGGCCGGAAACAGAGAAAACTCCGGCGACTCTGTAAACCCTTTTACACCAAAAGCTTATTCAATTCGTTACTGGAACAAacgaatttcaaataaattaccCAAACCATGGTTTCTTCTGAACAAAGCTTCACCATTAAATGCTGCACAATTTGCAAAATACTCAAAGCTAGCAACAGGGGATCAAGAATCTCTGTCAAATGAAATTCAATCATTTTGCTCCTCTGCAAATCTGCTCTGTTTTCCTGATATTTCAACAAGTTTAGATAAACATGGCCAAGATACCCAATTTTCTTCATATATGAGCAAAAATTTCACCAATTATGGCAATAAATTGCCTCGTGGATTTGATAGTTTCAAAAAATACGCCGAAAATGATAACCTCCCTGTTAATTCTTTCCGGCAATATAGCCGCGGTGGCGCTGGCCATGATGATATATTTTCTACTTACGCACCAAATGGCAATGTAATTGATCAAAGCTTCAACACTTATGGCACAG GCCTTGCTGCTTTTGGCGTTGGCCAATTCAAAATCTACGGGGCCAACGTCAATGTACCTAATCTACGATTCACAACTTACTCAACTGAGGGAGTTGGTAGGAAGCAATCGTTTACGAGCTATTCGAAAGATACAAATTCAGGGACCCAATCTTTCACAAGCTACGCAAGAAACGCTAATGGAGCAGACAGCGACTTTACCAGTTACGCTAATAACTCCAACGTAATAGGCTCAACATTTACTAACTATGGTGAATCGGAAAATGGTGGAGGTTACACTTTCAATTCGTATGGATCTAATGCAAATGTCCCGAAAAATACCTTCAAGAGTTATGGTTTATCAGGTAATGCTCCTTTTGAAACGTTTATAAATTATCGAGATAAATCTAACGTGGGACATGATAATTTTGTATCATACGTGGATGATCCGAATAGTGGTAGAGCACATTTTCAGAATTATGGTCAGTCATTTGGTGAAGGATCTGATGATTTTAGTAAATATGGTTCTAAAATTACTGATGCACAAACTATTGGATTTGAGACTTATGGTGTCAACTCAACTTTTAATGAGTATGGAAGATCAATTCCAACATTTGCTGATTACAAAAATacaacaatttcatcttctttgatgggtaaaaataataaatggatGGTTGAGCCAGGTAaattttttagggaaaaaatgttgaaaattgGAACTATAATGCCGATGCCTGATATTCAAGACAAAATGCCAAAAAGATCTTTTTTGCCTAGAGTGATATCGTCGAAATTACCATTTTCCACATCGAAGATCggtgatttaaagaaaatattccaTGCGGGAAATGATTCTCAGATGGAGAAGATGATTGACGATGCGTTACTTGAGTGTGAAAGATCTCCGAGTACCGGTGAAACAAAGAAGTGCGTCAGCTCAATTGAGGACATGATTGACTTTTCCACCTCGGTGTTAGGTCAAAACGTTGTCCTACGAACAACTGAGAATATAAAAGGGTCAAAGGGAGATATTTTAATTGGATCGGTGAAAAGAACCAACGATGGGAAAGTAACGAAATCGGTATCTTGTCATCAGAGTTTGTTTCCGtatttggtttattattgtcattcGGTTCCAAAGGTTCGGGTTTATGAAGCGGATATATTGGATCCGAATTCAAAGGCTAAGATTAATCATGGTGTTGCCATTTGTCATGTGGACACGTCAGCATGGGGAGCGAATCATGGAGCTTTTACGGCACTCGGGTCGGGACCCGGAAAGATTGAGGTTTGTCATTGGATCTTTGAAAATGATATGAATTGGGCAGTTGCTGATTAA